Proteins from one Polynucleobacter wuianus genomic window:
- the nusA gene encoding transcription termination factor NusA, translating to MSREVLMLADALAREKNVDQVIVFEALEMALASATKKRYPNEDVDIRVSIDRESGEYETFRRWLVVPDEAGLQEPDKEILQFEAKEQIPDMEVGDYIEEQIESLAFGRIGAQAAKQVILQRIRDAEREQILNDYLERGEKVMTGTVKRADKNGLIIESGRVEALLRRDQMIPKENLRSGDRVRAYILKVDREARGPQIELSRTCPDFLIKLFENEVPEMEQGLLEIKGAARDPGIRAKIAVVTYDKRIDPIGTCVGVRGTRVTAVRNEVAGEAVDIVLWSEDPAQFVIGALAPAQVSSIVVDEERHAMDVVVDEENLAIAIGRSGQNVRLASDLTGWQINIMTPEESAEKTEKEASSVRQLFMDKLDVDQEVADILIEEGFNTLEEVAYVPLSEMLEIDSFDEDTVNELRTRARDSLLTMELAKEERIGEVSQDLLSLEGMTTELIAKLADNQVHTRDDLAELAVDELVEATQIDEETAKTLIMKAREHWFTS from the coding sequence ATGAGCCGAGAAGTTCTCATGTTGGCAGACGCCCTAGCGCGTGAAAAGAACGTTGATCAAGTGATTGTGTTTGAGGCGCTTGAAATGGCGCTGGCATCAGCCACTAAGAAGCGTTATCCCAATGAAGATGTGGATATTCGTGTATCGATTGACCGTGAGTCAGGCGAATACGAAACCTTCCGTCGTTGGTTGGTTGTTCCTGATGAAGCCGGTCTGCAAGAGCCAGATAAGGAGATTTTGCAATTTGAAGCCAAAGAGCAAATTCCCGACATGGAGGTTGGCGACTACATCGAAGAGCAGATCGAATCGTTAGCATTCGGTCGTATCGGTGCACAAGCGGCTAAGCAAGTGATCTTGCAACGCATTCGTGATGCCGAGCGCGAGCAAATTTTGAACGACTACCTTGAGCGTGGCGAAAAAGTTATGACCGGTACTGTCAAGCGCGCTGACAAGAATGGTTTGATTATTGAATCAGGCCGTGTTGAAGCATTGCTCCGTCGTGATCAAATGATTCCAAAAGAGAATTTACGTTCCGGTGACCGCGTCCGTGCTTACATCCTCAAAGTGGATCGTGAGGCTCGTGGCCCACAAATCGAACTATCCCGTACTTGCCCAGACTTTTTGATCAAGTTGTTTGAAAATGAAGTGCCTGAGATGGAGCAGGGCTTGCTGGAGATTAAGGGCGCTGCCCGTGATCCTGGTATCCGCGCAAAGATTGCTGTTGTGACTTATGACAAGCGTATTGATCCAATCGGTACATGCGTTGGCGTTCGTGGAACTCGCGTTACTGCAGTTCGTAATGAAGTAGCAGGCGAAGCAGTGGATATCGTATTGTGGTCTGAGGATCCAGCACAGTTTGTGATTGGTGCTTTAGCTCCTGCACAAGTATCTTCAATCGTAGTTGACGAAGAGCGCCACGCGATGGATGTAGTAGTTGATGAAGAAAACTTGGCAATCGCCATTGGTCGTAGCGGACAGAACGTACGTTTGGCTAGCGATTTGACTGGCTGGCAGATTAACATCATGACTCCTGAAGAGTCTGCTGAGAAAACTGAAAAAGAAGCTTCTTCTGTACGTCAATTATTTATGGACAAATTGGACGTAGACCAAGAAGTGGCTGATATTTTGATTGAAGAAGGTTTCAATACATTAGAAGAAGTGGCATACGTACCATTGTCTGAAATGTTAGAGATCGATTCATTCGATGAAGATACTGTGAATGAGTTGCGCACCCGCGCACGTGATTCTTTGTTGACGATGGAGTTGGCAAAGGAAGAGCGCATTGGCGAAGTGTCACAAGACTTACTTTCCTTAGAGGGAATGACCACAGAATTGATTGCCAAGCTTGCTGACAATCAAGTACATACCCGTGACGACCTGGCTGAACTGGCTGTTGATGAGCTAGTTGAGGCGACACAAATTGACGAAGAAACTGCGAAAACGCTCATCATGAAAGCGCGCGAACATTGGTTTACTTCATGA
- the infB gene encoding translation initiation factor IF-2 produces MATTTVKVLAKELKRTAADLLEQLKAAGIDKGSEDDSITEKDKTVLLEHLQKAHGSADTGARKKITLIKRESSEIRQADSAGRTRTVQVEVRKKRVLVKAGDKAPATEEVPEKPAKVATSTVPAKPILSEEELEKRAAEATRQAELLARQEAEMKAAEEARQKEVAAPTEAESGDAPAAAAAEKKAKADKAAKEIAASKEKELADIRVRRAAAEAEALAIRDMMSAPARVLKAPSEVAAEEAKKGTLHKPAKAEGADDKKKSPAKVGGKTIKSSETSSTWQEEGAKKPGGLKTRGDTSGGVGGWRSGGGRKKQRQIAEANVDTNFQVPTEPVVRDVHVPETITVAELAHAMAVKSAEVIKLLMGMGQMVTINQVLDQDTAMIIVEEMGHKAHAAKLDDPDLDLGTDGHDAEMLPRPPVVTVMGHVDHGKTSLLDKIRLAKVASGEAGGITQHIGAYHVETPRGMITFLDTPGHEAFTAMRARGAKATDIVILVVAADDGVMPQTKEAIHHAIAGGVPLVVAINKIDKPEANPERVKTELVAEQVVPEEYGGDVPFIPVSAKTGEGIDALLENVLLQAEILELKAPKDAPAQGLVIEARLDKGKGPVATVLVQSGTLKRGDMLLAGSTFGRVRAMLDENGKPCNEAGPSIPVEIQGLSEVPAAGESVQVVPDERKAREIALFRQGKFRDVKLAKQQAFKLETMMENMEEGAIEAKLLPLIIKADVQGSQEALAQSLMKLSTPEVKVQIVHAAVGGITETDVNLAVASKAVIFGFNSRADAAARKLAENNGVDIRYHNIIYDAVDEVKLALSGMLTPDKKEEITGLVEIRQVFLVSKVGAIAGCLVVDGIVKRTSSVRLLRDNVVVWSGELDSLKRFKDDAKEVRAGVECGLSLKGYNDIKEGDQLEVFEVTEVARSL; encoded by the coding sequence ATGGCAACAACAACAGTAAAAGTACTCGCTAAGGAACTCAAACGAACCGCGGCTGACCTCTTAGAGCAATTGAAGGCAGCCGGGATCGATAAAGGTTCTGAGGACGATAGCATCACCGAAAAGGACAAGACTGTCTTGCTTGAGCATTTGCAGAAAGCTCATGGCAGCGCTGACACTGGAGCACGCAAAAAGATTACGTTGATTAAGCGCGAGAGCTCTGAGATTCGTCAGGCAGACTCTGCTGGACGTACTCGTACCGTGCAAGTAGAAGTTCGTAAAAAGCGCGTCTTGGTTAAAGCGGGAGATAAGGCGCCTGCTACTGAAGAAGTACCCGAAAAGCCAGCTAAAGTTGCTACATCAACAGTGCCAGCGAAACCAATCCTCTCTGAAGAGGAGTTGGAAAAACGCGCAGCTGAAGCTACTCGTCAAGCTGAGTTATTGGCTCGTCAAGAAGCAGAAATGAAAGCCGCAGAAGAGGCGCGTCAAAAAGAAGTTGCTGCCCCTACTGAAGCTGAATCTGGTGATGCCCCTGCTGCTGCGGCTGCTGAGAAAAAAGCCAAAGCAGACAAAGCGGCTAAAGAAATTGCTGCAAGTAAAGAAAAAGAGCTAGCGGATATTCGTGTACGTCGTGCAGCTGCTGAGGCTGAAGCCTTAGCGATTCGTGACATGATGAGTGCTCCTGCTCGTGTTCTGAAAGCGCCAAGCGAAGTTGCTGCTGAAGAAGCAAAAAAAGGAACTTTGCATAAACCTGCTAAAGCAGAGGGTGCAGACGATAAGAAAAAATCACCAGCTAAGGTTGGTGGTAAGACGATCAAGTCTTCTGAGACTTCATCGACTTGGCAAGAAGAAGGCGCTAAGAAACCTGGTGGTCTTAAGACCCGTGGCGATACCTCTGGTGGTGTTGGTGGCTGGCGTTCAGGCGGCGGTCGCAAGAAACAGCGTCAAATTGCTGAAGCAAACGTTGATACCAACTTCCAAGTTCCAACGGAGCCGGTTGTACGCGATGTTCATGTTCCAGAAACGATTACGGTAGCTGAACTTGCTCATGCGATGGCGGTTAAGAGTGCTGAAGTGATTAAGCTGCTGATGGGTATGGGCCAAATGGTTACCATTAACCAAGTGCTCGATCAAGATACAGCCATGATCATCGTGGAAGAGATGGGTCATAAAGCCCATGCTGCGAAGTTAGATGATCCAGATTTAGATCTGGGTACTGACGGGCATGATGCAGAAATGTTGCCACGCCCACCAGTAGTTACGGTGATGGGTCACGTTGACCACGGTAAAACTTCTTTGCTTGATAAGATTCGTTTGGCCAAAGTAGCCTCCGGCGAAGCGGGTGGCATTACTCAGCATATTGGTGCATACCACGTAGAAACACCACGCGGCATGATTACCTTCTTAGATACCCCAGGTCACGAAGCGTTTACTGCCATGCGTGCTCGTGGTGCTAAGGCAACCGATATCGTGATCTTGGTCGTAGCAGCGGATGACGGTGTAATGCCGCAAACTAAAGAGGCGATTCACCATGCGATTGCTGGTGGAGTGCCATTAGTGGTTGCTATTAATAAGATCGATAAACCAGAAGCCAATCCAGAGCGAGTAAAAACGGAGTTGGTAGCTGAGCAGGTTGTTCCTGAAGAATATGGTGGCGATGTGCCATTTATTCCAGTGTCTGCTAAAACAGGCGAAGGTATTGATGCATTGCTAGAGAACGTACTTCTGCAAGCAGAAATCTTAGAACTCAAAGCGCCTAAAGATGCTCCTGCACAAGGTCTCGTGATTGAGGCACGTTTGGATAAAGGTAAAGGTCCAGTTGCAACAGTATTGGTTCAATCGGGTACGCTCAAGCGTGGCGATATGTTGTTGGCGGGCTCCACCTTTGGTCGTGTTCGTGCCATGTTGGATGAAAACGGTAAGCCGTGTAACGAAGCTGGCCCGTCTATTCCGGTGGAGATTCAGGGTTTATCTGAAGTTCCTGCCGCTGGTGAGTCAGTACAAGTGGTTCCTGATGAGCGTAAGGCTCGTGAAATTGCCCTGTTCCGTCAAGGTAAGTTCCGTGATGTGAAGTTGGCTAAACAACAGGCATTCAAACTTGAAACCATGATGGAAAATATGGAAGAGGGTGCGATTGAAGCGAAGTTGTTGCCGCTGATTATTAAGGCTGACGTTCAAGGTTCTCAAGAAGCATTGGCTCAATCTTTAATGAAGTTGTCTACTCCTGAAGTGAAGGTGCAGATTGTTCATGCGGCTGTGGGTGGTATTACAGAAACCGACGTGAACTTGGCAGTGGCTTCTAAAGCGGTGATTTTTGGCTTTAACTCCCGCGCCGATGCTGCAGCCCGTAAGCTGGCTGAGAACAATGGTGTAGATATTCGTTATCACAACATTATTTATGACGCGGTTGATGAAGTGAAACTCGCCTTGAGCGGTATGTTGACTCCGGATAAGAAAGAAGAAATTACCGGTCTGGTAGAGATTCGTCAGGTCTTCTTGGTATCTAAAGTTGGCGCAATTGCTGGTTGCTTGGTCGTTGACGGTATTGTTAAACGCACTTCAAGCGTTCGTCTCTTGCGTGACAACGTCGTTGTCTGGTCAGGCGAATTGGACTCTCTCAAGCGCTTTAAGGATGATGCTAAAGAAGTTCGTGCCGGTGTTGAGTGTGGCCTGTCATTAAAAGGCTACAACGACATTAAAGAGGGCGATCAATTAGAGGTATTTGAAGTGACTGAAGTAGCTCGTTCACTCTAA
- the rimP gene encoding ribosome maturation factor RimP — protein sequence MKDQKIIAAELENLGYTLVDIEREAGGLLRVTIENPDYERLITVLDCEKVSHQLSYTLPVENIPYERLEISSPGLDRPVKTAVDFERFTGMEVDMKLRVAVGNRKNFRGVLQGLLSGELNSPDAKFGLVFEAADGQPSQLEFSLAEVDKTRLVPVIDFKGRKS from the coding sequence GTGAAGGATCAAAAGATCATCGCTGCAGAGTTGGAAAACTTGGGCTACACGCTAGTAGATATCGAGCGTGAAGCTGGGGGTTTGCTGCGCGTCACAATTGAAAACCCAGATTACGAGCGGTTGATTACTGTTTTGGATTGCGAGAAGGTGAGTCATCAGTTGAGCTACACCTTGCCAGTAGAAAACATTCCTTATGAGCGTTTGGAGATTTCCTCTCCAGGTTTAGATCGTCCTGTAAAGACAGCAGTCGATTTTGAGCGCTTTACTGGAATGGAAGTGGATATGAAGTTGCGTGTTGCCGTTGGTAACCGTAAGAATTTTCGTGGTGTGTTGCAAGGTTTGCTGAGTGGTGAATTGAATTCACCTGATGCGAAATTTGGTTTGGTGTTCGAGGCAGCTGATGGTCAGCCGTCTCAATTGGAGTTTTCTTTAGCCGAGGTCGATAAGACTCGGTTGGTCCCTGTTATTGATTTCAAAGGAAGAAAGTCATGA
- the truB gene encoding tRNA pseudouridine(55) synthase TruB, with the protein MSTRIDGVVLLDKPAGMSSQGAVTAVKRVFNAEKAGHTGTLDPMATGLLPICLGEATKYSQDLLEADKTYIAQVKFGSRTDTGDAEGLTIEELPLPAFENGAALQKALDALLRKFSGPITQVPPMYSALKRDGKPLYEYARAGVELERTPREITIHKIRWTSINWPEATLEVTCSKGTYIRVLAEDIGNALGCGAHLVGLRRTEVGHLSLEQSFTIESIQNALHDSSSYILPVDALLQTLPHLTVDEQQAKRLEMGQRVPLNLPSIEALVRIYRATAAPHNFIGTADWRSGVLHPKRLISQAH; encoded by the coding sequence ATGTCCACGCGTATCGACGGCGTAGTATTGCTAGATAAACCTGCTGGAATGAGTTCCCAGGGTGCCGTGACTGCTGTTAAGCGTGTGTTTAATGCAGAAAAAGCTGGGCATACAGGCACCTTAGATCCAATGGCAACTGGCTTATTGCCGATTTGCTTGGGAGAAGCAACTAAGTACTCTCAAGACTTGCTGGAAGCAGATAAAACCTATATCGCTCAGGTGAAGTTTGGCTCCCGCACTGATACTGGTGATGCTGAAGGCCTCACTATTGAAGAATTGCCCCTACCTGCTTTTGAAAATGGAGCAGCCCTACAAAAAGCTTTAGATGCTTTGCTACGCAAATTTTCTGGTCCCATTACTCAAGTGCCACCAATGTATTCTGCGCTCAAGCGTGATGGCAAGCCCTTATATGAATACGCTCGTGCTGGTGTTGAGTTAGAGCGTACACCCCGCGAGATCACGATTCACAAGATTCGTTGGACTAGTATTAATTGGCCTGAAGCGACTCTAGAGGTGACTTGCAGCAAGGGTACGTATATTCGAGTATTGGCTGAAGATATTGGTAATGCCTTAGGTTGTGGTGCCCATTTAGTTGGTTTACGCAGAACCGAAGTAGGGCACTTGAGTTTGGAGCAATCTTTTACGATTGAATCGATTCAGAACGCTTTGCACGATAGCTCAAGCTATATCCTGCCGGTTGATGCACTTTTACAAACCTTGCCACACCTAACCGTAGACGAGCAACAAGCTAAGCGTCTAGAAATGGGACAACGCGTTCCGCTCAACTTGCCTTCGATTGAGGCTTTGGTGAGAATTTATCGCGCTACTGCTGCTCCACATAACTTTATTGGTACTGCTGATTGGCGCTCCGGGGTTTTACATCCCAAGCGTTTGATTTCGCAGGCACATTAA
- a CDS encoding Tex family protein, translating to MLPSIEQRLAQELSAKPNQVAAAVALLDEGATVPFIARYRKEATGGLDDVQLRLLEERLTYLRELEDRRKTIVTSIEEQGKMTPELLKAIMMAEDKTRLEDLYLPYKPKRRTKAQIALEAGLEPLANDLLANPTLDPEAEAAKYIKPAFKIEETENLGVPDTKAALEGARQILMERFAEDAALVQSLRVYLQDHGVVESKIIAGKEQEGEKFADYFDYSEPIKAIPSHRALALFRGRREQILMVMLRLDSEEEKPKWGAPHNPCENRIANHFKIKNEGRAADAWLADTVRWTWRVKCSLHLESELMTALRERSETEAINVFARNLKDLLLAAPAGPRVTIGLDPGMRTGVKVAVVDTTGKVVDTDVIYPHQPKNDWAGSLITLAKLAEKHKATLISIGNGTASRETDKLAQDLIKAKPELGLTKIVVSEAGASVYSASEYASKELPGMDVSLRGAVSIARRLQDPLAELVKIDPKSIGVGQYQHDVMQTQLAKSLVAVVEDCVNAVGVDVNTASAPLLARVSGLSSTVAEGIVAYRDSKGAFQSRMDLKSVPRLGEKTFEQAAGFLRIMNGQDPLDASAVHPESYPLVEKILKDIKKGVKEVIGDTNLLKSLSPEKYADGQFGVPTVTDILKELEKPGRDPRPEFTTATFKEGVEKISDLKTDMILEGVVTNVAAFGAFVDIGVHQDGLVHISALSNTFVKDPHSVVKAGQVVKVKVLEVDEKRKRIALTMRLTDEAPKASASPKSVQRSPNRPKSNEPKKPQEDRRQVAPINSAMAIALAKLKK from the coding sequence ATGCTGCCATCGATTGAACAACGCCTTGCCCAAGAACTCTCTGCTAAACCAAATCAAGTCGCCGCTGCTGTTGCCTTATTAGATGAAGGCGCAACAGTGCCTTTTATTGCGCGTTACCGTAAAGAGGCAACGGGTGGCTTGGATGATGTGCAATTACGTTTGCTTGAAGAGCGCTTAACGTACTTGCGTGAGCTGGAGGATCGCCGTAAGACCATCGTGACTTCGATTGAAGAGCAGGGCAAGATGACCCCTGAGTTGCTCAAAGCCATCATGATGGCGGAAGATAAGACCCGCCTTGAAGATCTCTATTTGCCTTATAAGCCAAAGCGAAGAACAAAAGCGCAAATAGCGCTAGAAGCTGGATTAGAGCCACTCGCGAATGATCTATTAGCCAATCCCACTCTCGACCCAGAAGCAGAAGCAGCTAAATACATCAAGCCTGCCTTTAAGATCGAGGAAACTGAAAATCTAGGAGTGCCAGATACAAAGGCAGCTCTAGAAGGTGCACGCCAAATCTTGATGGAACGCTTTGCCGAAGACGCCGCACTAGTGCAATCACTGAGAGTTTATTTGCAAGATCATGGCGTAGTGGAATCCAAAATAATTGCCGGAAAAGAGCAAGAGGGTGAGAAATTTGCGGACTACTTTGACTACTCCGAACCTATTAAGGCCATACCATCGCATCGCGCCTTGGCATTGTTTAGGGGGCGCCGTGAGCAAATCTTGATGGTAATGCTGCGTTTAGATTCAGAAGAAGAGAAGCCAAAATGGGGTGCGCCACACAACCCTTGTGAAAACCGGATTGCCAATCATTTCAAAATCAAAAATGAAGGTAGGGCAGCCGATGCTTGGTTAGCTGACACTGTCCGTTGGACCTGGCGCGTGAAGTGTTCATTGCATTTAGAGTCAGAATTGATGACTGCATTACGTGAGCGCTCAGAAACGGAAGCTATTAATGTCTTTGCCCGCAATCTCAAGGATCTTCTTCTGGCTGCCCCCGCAGGACCAAGAGTTACGATCGGTCTAGACCCTGGAATGCGCACTGGTGTGAAGGTGGCGGTAGTCGATACGACAGGCAAAGTGGTCGATACCGATGTGATTTATCCCCATCAACCCAAGAATGATTGGGCAGGCTCGCTAATCACCCTTGCTAAATTGGCTGAGAAGCACAAGGCGACTTTGATTTCGATTGGTAACGGCACGGCTTCACGAGAAACCGATAAGCTTGCGCAAGATTTAATAAAAGCCAAGCCAGAGCTGGGTCTTACTAAGATCGTTGTTTCAGAAGCAGGTGCTTCTGTGTACTCCGCCTCTGAGTACGCTTCAAAAGAATTGCCAGGCATGGATGTGTCTTTGCGTGGCGCAGTATCGATTGCACGCCGATTGCAGGATCCATTGGCAGAGCTCGTGAAGATTGATCCCAAATCAATTGGTGTGGGCCAATATCAACATGATGTGATGCAAACCCAGTTGGCTAAGTCACTTGTTGCGGTGGTAGAAGATTGTGTAAACGCTGTCGGCGTCGATGTAAATACTGCCTCAGCACCATTATTAGCAAGGGTTTCTGGTCTATCTAGTACGGTTGCTGAAGGTATTGTTGCCTACCGCGATAGCAAGGGTGCATTTCAATCCAGAATGGATCTCAAGAGTGTGCCTCGCCTTGGTGAAAAGACTTTTGAGCAAGCTGCCGGCTTCTTGCGCATCATGAATGGCCAAGATCCGCTTGATGCCTCAGCAGTCCACCCAGAATCCTATCCCCTAGTAGAGAAGATTTTGAAAGACATTAAGAAGGGTGTGAAAGAGGTGATTGGTGATACCAACCTTCTCAAATCTCTTTCACCAGAAAAGTATGCCGATGGTCAATTTGGTGTGCCAACAGTGACCGATATTCTGAAAGAGTTAGAAAAGCCAGGTCGTGATCCTCGCCCAGAATTTACCACTGCCACCTTTAAAGAAGGGGTTGAGAAAATCAGTGACCTGAAGACAGACATGATTCTTGAGGGGGTTGTTACTAACGTTGCAGCCTTTGGTGCGTTTGTAGATATCGGCGTTCATCAAGATGGCTTAGTGCATATCTCTGCACTATCAAACACCTTTGTAAAAGACCCACATTCTGTTGTGAAAGCGGGGCAAGTCGTGAAAGTCAAAGTGCTTGAGGTAGATGAGAAACGCAAACGTATTGCGCTGACGATGCGCCTGACTGATGAAGCACCAAAAGCAAGTGCCTCCCCAAAATCGGTGCAAAGAAGTCCCAATCGCCCTAAATCCAACGAGCCTAAAAAGCCTCAGGAGGATAGAAGGCAAGTTGCGCCCATTAATAGTGCGATGGCCATAGCGTTGGCAAAGTTAAAAAAATAA
- the typA gene encoding translational GTPase TypA, with amino-acid sequence MTKRALRNIAIIAHVDHGKTTLVDQLLRQSGTFRSNEKMTERVMDSNDLEKERGITILSKNCAVEYDGTHINIVDTPGHADFGGEVERVLSMVDGVLLLVDAVEGPMPQTRFVTKKALALGLKPIVVINKVDRPGARCDYVINATFELFDKLGATEEQLDFPVVYASGLNGYAGLTDDVREGDMRPLFDTVLKHVPVRDDNPEGPLQLQITSIEYSTYVGKIGVGRVNRGTVKPLMDVVFMDGPDGTQRKGRINQVLKFRGLERELVDEAQAGDIVLVNGIEDLAIGTTICAPDVPEALPMLKIDEPTLTMNFMVNTSPLAGREGKFVTSRQIRERLDRELKSNMALRVKDTDDDTVFEVSGRGELHLTILVETMRREGYELAVSRPRVVFHEEDGVKMEPYENLTVDLEDTTQGAVMEDLGKRKGELLDMVSDGKGRTRLEYRIPARGLIGFQGDFMTMTRGNGLMSHTFDSYAPAKDGILGERHNGVLISQDDGEAVAYALWKLQDRGRMFVSPGDPLYEGMVIGIHSRDNDLVVNPIKGKQLTNVRASGTDEAVRLVTPIAMNLEYAVEFIDDDELVEVTPKSIRIRKRYLKEHERKKASRE; translated from the coding sequence ATGACTAAACGCGCACTTCGTAACATCGCCATCATCGCCCACGTTGACCACGGTAAAACTACTTTGGTTGACCAACTCTTGCGTCAATCTGGTACATTCCGCTCCAATGAAAAAATGACCGAACGCGTCATGGACTCAAACGATCTTGAAAAAGAACGTGGTATCACTATTTTGTCCAAGAACTGTGCAGTGGAATATGACGGCACACACATCAACATCGTTGATACCCCAGGACACGCAGACTTCGGTGGTGAAGTAGAGCGGGTACTCTCGATGGTTGACGGTGTATTACTCTTGGTCGATGCAGTTGAGGGTCCAATGCCACAGACCCGTTTTGTTACCAAGAAGGCCTTGGCTTTAGGATTAAAGCCTATCGTGGTAATCAATAAGGTTGACCGTCCTGGCGCACGTTGCGATTACGTCATCAATGCAACCTTTGAGCTATTTGATAAATTAGGCGCTACTGAAGAGCAGTTAGATTTTCCAGTGGTGTATGCATCAGGCCTCAATGGCTATGCTGGCTTAACTGATGATGTGCGCGAAGGTGATATGCGCCCATTGTTTGACACTGTTCTTAAGCATGTTCCAGTGCGTGATGACAATCCAGAGGGTCCTTTGCAATTGCAGATCACCTCGATTGAGTACAGCACATACGTCGGTAAGATCGGTGTTGGCCGTGTAAACCGTGGAACCGTAAAGCCATTAATGGATGTCGTCTTTATGGATGGTCCAGATGGCACACAACGTAAAGGTCGTATTAACCAAGTATTGAAATTCCGCGGTTTAGAGCGTGAATTGGTTGATGAAGCACAAGCAGGCGATATCGTATTGGTAAACGGTATTGAAGACTTGGCAATTGGTACAACGATTTGTGCACCAGATGTTCCAGAGGCATTGCCAATGCTTAAGATTGATGAACCTACTTTAACCATGAACTTCATGGTGAACACGAGCCCACTGGCTGGTCGTGAAGGTAAGTTTGTGACTAGCCGTCAGATTCGTGAGCGTTTAGACCGCGAATTGAAATCCAATATGGCCTTGCGTGTTAAAGATACTGACGATGACACTGTATTTGAAGTCTCAGGCCGCGGCGAATTGCACCTCACTATTTTGGTAGAGACAATGCGCCGTGAAGGTTACGAGTTGGCTGTTTCCCGTCCACGCGTGGTTTTCCATGAAGAAGATGGTGTGAAGATGGAGCCGTACGAGAACTTAACTGTTGACTTAGAAGACACTACCCAAGGCGCCGTGATGGAAGATTTGGGTAAGCGTAAAGGTGAATTGCTCGATATGGTGAGCGACGGTAAAGGCCGTACTCGTCTTGAGTACCGCATTCCAGCACGTGGTTTGATTGGCTTCCAAGGCGATTTCATGACCATGACTCGCGGTAACGGTTTAATGAGCCATACATTTGATTCTTACGCACCTGCTAAGGATGGAATCTTAGGAGAGCGTCATAACGGCGTATTGATTAGCCAAGATGATGGTGAAGCAGTTGCATATGCCTTATGGAAATTACAAGACCGCGGCCGTATGTTTGTAAGTCCTGGCGATCCCTTATACGAAGGTATGGTGATTGGCATCCACAGCCGTGATAACGACTTGGTTGTTAACCCTATTAAAGGTAAGCAATTAACCAACGTTCGCGCTTCTGGTACTGACGAAGCAGTGCGCCTGGTTACGCCAATCGCAATGAACTTAGAGTACGCAGTCGAGTTCATTGATGATGATGAATTGGTTGAGGTAACACCGAAGAGTATTCGTATTCGTAAGCGTTACCTTAAGGAGCATGAGCGCAAGAAAGCATCACGCGAGTAA
- the rbfA gene encoding 30S ribosome-binding factor RbfA, translating into MHKTSPHRNQRLADQIQRDLAELIPRELRSSSLGLITLQSIELSPDLAHAKVFFTVLGAEPEHALKVLQEKAGYLHSLLFKRLHIHTVPTLHFHYDSSVEHGIEMSRLIDQALESDQSGESK; encoded by the coding sequence ATGCATAAAACCAGTCCTCATCGTAACCAGCGTCTCGCCGATCAAATTCAGCGAGACTTGGCCGAACTGATTCCTCGTGAGTTGCGTAGCTCCAGTTTGGGCTTGATTACCTTACAAAGTATTGAGCTCTCACCGGACTTGGCGCACGCTAAGGTGTTCTTCACTGTATTGGGTGCCGAACCAGAGCATGCGCTCAAAGTCCTTCAGGAAAAAGCGGGCTACTTACACTCTTTACTGTTTAAGCGTTTGCATATTCATACTGTGCCAACTTTGCACTTTCACTATGACAGCTCAGTTGAACATGGCATAGAGATGTCTCGATTGATCGATCAAGCTCTAGAGAGCGATCAATCAGGCGAGAGCAAATAA